The genomic DNA GCGTGTACCTGATATCCTGTCCTATTTGCAGTCGCATGTGGATGAACGTGGCCGGATGGGGCTTTTTCTGCTCACCGGGTCGCAACACTTTGGGCTGATATCCGACATCACCCAATCCCTGGGGGCAGGACCGCCTTTGTCGAACTTCTTCCCTTCTCCATCAGCGAACTGGACGAAGCCGGGATCAGACCGCCAAGTCTGGAAGACATTCTCTATTTTGGCGGCTATCCACCTTTGTATGATCGAGGGTTATCGCCCGGTGACTGGATGCCGGCCTATGTCACCGCATATCTGGAGCGTGATGTCCGGCAATTGCTCAAGGTCCAGGATCTGGACTCTTTTCAGCGCTTTCTCAGGCTTTGTGCCGGTCGCAGTGGCCAGCTTCTCAATCTGTCCTCCCTGGCCGCGGACTGCGGCATCACCCATAACACCGCCAAGTCCTGGATATCCGTACTGGAAGCCAGTTTCATCGTCTTCAGGCTGCGCCCGCATCACGTCAATTTTCGCAAACGACTGGTCAAATCTCCAAAACTCTATTTCCATGATTCGGGCCTACTGTGCTGGCTTCTTGGTATTCAGAACGC from Desulfonatronum thioautotrophicum includes the following:
- a CDS encoding DUF4143 domain-containing protein, with protein sequence MPAYVTAYLERDVRQLLKVQDLDSFQRFLRLCAGRSGQLLNLSSLAADCGITHNTAKSWISVLEASFIVFRLRPHHVNFRKRLVKSPKLYFHDSGLLCWLLGIQNAEQIKTHPLRGAIFETFIVSEIKRSCLNRALNIDLFFWRDSNGREIDLVADSGGRLMPLEIKSGQTVNRDFFQNLEHWVALAGDS